A stretch of Myxococcus hansupus DNA encodes these proteins:
- a CDS encoding lantibiotic dehydratase, whose product MKGWTLFPHLVVRTTGFAFDGLERLGCPAAAEAARRLAAEQRALDALRAQGPRVKRPPRAVLAALKAGRPVDTEGLASPELFAEWNARAQACQDAEAAFASAMKQETQGVEAALRALRDAPRFLEAVASSSPPVARDLLEGRDGARLRRQVASYLQRLCAKNETMGFFGPINYGRVDADAPTGITVRWSGPEVLTGRNTFAASWLVQGLVRAIAFDPEVAPWLVLRRKAFAEVPSRKAMPAPESAEAMLPRLVEVVDGTRTLAGVASSLGVAPGLVREAARMGCEKGLLTHQLEVPAATHHPVDDLAERVAGLPCAAARRHVEGLSALLVLMGGYGAADAAGKMALQVAFAQRAKTQWGVTPPLERGPASESHNFYQDRLALREECGGDLRVEVGGERARELTARLEPALAWMGVAARRTREAARSTVAGLVGARTVPFWKVAAAYADRPVPQDTSVAEVLAGAVEDASARTVDLGRVTPPPLTDEVKALPLVTSVDLLVGARDVEAWSRGDYELVMGDVHDTALVWGWALQFHDARGKVESAMVQALGALSRPVPLVTVLASRRTGLLPSEFPGPVVELGGVSARASAWRLPLDDLFVESDGTQARLVSKRLGSEVCLYNGELESLVHTAFSLPRIRPLRVSLGTHTPRLTLGGVVVQREQWRLAPDARERLLACRDDAARLRAAVDIWDAHGMPDCVFAKFKDERKPVLVDVRSPLLLRVFLNLLEQKEEVILSEMLPSPEQLWLRGPSGRHTVELRCTLLWGAEPPESPGSTRE is encoded by the coding sequence ATGAAGGGTTGGACCCTCTTCCCCCACCTCGTGGTTCGCACGACTGGCTTTGCTTTCGACGGGCTGGAGCGGCTGGGGTGCCCGGCCGCCGCCGAGGCCGCGCGACGGCTGGCGGCGGAGCAGCGGGCCCTGGATGCGCTCCGGGCGCAGGGCCCTCGGGTCAAGCGCCCACCGCGCGCGGTGCTGGCCGCGTTGAAGGCAGGCCGCCCCGTGGACACCGAAGGGCTGGCGTCACCCGAGCTCTTCGCTGAATGGAACGCGCGGGCCCAGGCCTGTCAGGACGCGGAGGCTGCCTTCGCGTCCGCGATGAAGCAGGAGACGCAAGGCGTGGAGGCCGCGCTTCGAGCGCTCCGGGACGCGCCACGCTTCCTGGAAGCCGTGGCCAGCTCCAGTCCGCCCGTGGCTCGGGATTTGTTGGAAGGGCGCGATGGCGCACGGCTGCGGAGGCAGGTGGCCAGCTACCTCCAGCGCCTGTGCGCGAAGAACGAGACGATGGGGTTCTTCGGGCCCATCAACTACGGCCGGGTAGACGCGGACGCGCCCACGGGCATCACGGTGCGCTGGTCCGGTCCGGAGGTGCTCACGGGGCGGAACACCTTCGCGGCGTCGTGGCTGGTGCAGGGGCTGGTGCGCGCCATCGCGTTCGACCCGGAGGTCGCGCCGTGGCTGGTGCTGCGCCGCAAGGCCTTCGCGGAGGTGCCTTCACGCAAGGCGATGCCCGCGCCGGAGAGCGCCGAGGCGATGTTGCCCCGGTTGGTCGAGGTCGTGGACGGTACGCGGACGCTCGCGGGGGTGGCGTCGTCCCTGGGCGTGGCGCCCGGCCTGGTGCGTGAAGCGGCGCGAATGGGCTGCGAGAAGGGGCTGCTCACGCACCAGTTGGAGGTCCCCGCGGCCACGCACCATCCCGTGGACGACCTGGCCGAGCGCGTGGCCGGCTTGCCCTGCGCCGCCGCCCGTCGCCACGTCGAGGGCTTGAGCGCGCTGCTGGTGCTGATGGGCGGCTACGGCGCGGCGGATGCCGCCGGGAAGATGGCGCTCCAGGTCGCCTTCGCGCAGCGGGCGAAGACGCAGTGGGGCGTGACACCTCCCTTGGAGCGAGGGCCCGCTTCGGAGTCGCACAACTTCTATCAAGACCGGCTGGCCCTCCGGGAGGAGTGCGGCGGCGACCTGCGGGTGGAGGTCGGGGGCGAGCGGGCGCGAGAGCTGACGGCACGCCTGGAGCCCGCGCTGGCGTGGATGGGTGTGGCGGCGAGGCGGACTCGCGAGGCGGCGCGCTCCACCGTGGCGGGGTTGGTGGGGGCGCGGACGGTGCCTTTCTGGAAGGTCGCGGCCGCGTATGCGGACCGGCCGGTGCCCCAGGACACGTCGGTGGCGGAGGTGCTCGCGGGCGCGGTGGAGGATGCCTCCGCGCGGACGGTGGACCTGGGGCGGGTGACGCCGCCACCGCTGACGGACGAGGTGAAGGCCCTGCCGCTCGTCACCTCCGTGGACCTGCTCGTGGGTGCGCGGGATGTGGAGGCGTGGAGCCGGGGCGACTACGAACTGGTGATGGGCGACGTGCACGACACGGCGCTGGTCTGGGGCTGGGCGCTCCAGTTCCATGACGCCCGGGGCAAGGTGGAGAGCGCCATGGTTCAGGCGCTGGGGGCCTTGAGCCGGCCCGTGCCCCTGGTGACGGTGCTCGCGTCGCGGCGCACGGGGCTGCTGCCTTCGGAGTTCCCAGGGCCGGTGGTGGAGCTGGGGGGCGTCAGTGCCCGCGCTTCCGCCTGGCGGCTGCCGCTGGACGACCTCTTCGTGGAGAGTGATGGAACCCAGGCGCGGCTGGTGTCGAAGCGTCTGGGCTCCGAGGTGTGCCTCTACAACGGCGAATTGGAGAGCCTGGTCCACACCGCCTTCTCCCTGCCGCGCATCCGGCCACTGCGCGTGTCGTTGGGGACGCATACGCCCCGGCTGACGCTGGGCGGCGTGGTGGTGCAGCGCGAGCAGTGGCGGTTGGCGCCGGACGCCCGAGAGCGGTTGCTCGCGTGCCGTGACGACGCGGCGAGGCTGCGCGCGGCCGTGGACATCTGGGACGCCCACGGGATGCCGGACTGCGTGTTCGCGAAGTTCAAGGACGAGCGCAAGCCCGTGCTGGTCGACGTGCGCAGCCCTCTGTTGCTGCGCGTGTTCCTCAACCTGCTGGAGCAGAAGGAAGAGGTCATCCTGTCGGAGATGCTGCCGTCGCCGGAACAGCTCTGGCTGCGAGGCCCGTCGGGCCGTCACACCGTGGAGCTGCGGTGCACGCTGCTGTGGGGCGCGGAGCCGCCCGAGTCCCCCGGGAGCACGCGGGAATGA
- a CDS encoding lantibiotic dehydratase gives MSEPWTLGEVFVLRHAGFPFDWLESLGVSEAVQDDVARLLEAEDALVDAIGTEGGAPGAQAVRDALAQGREPKLDARLAASCHDALVRYRDHRAALQSRYAEERKSLRRRLRERAADAAIQEAVFLSSPAMFDNVWVRYLRGGERPDTSDVRRVERQVYTYLQRFCAKNETTSFFGPISYGERTTDDGYDVRTVPSGNTRRRTFFSFWAVTELARAVGRERTLRPHLPLRINPLFTLSPGRAACAPLKLEVALSPQAEQLLSVLREHAVPSDAARVLGVPVEDVERQAIPLVKTALLLWGLPFRPNDFATFESVRDAVAALPDLEARTRWLERLDTLARLKADFETADLAQRRELLPRLEAFFTEVTGKPARRGDGQVYADRLILYEEASSPFRLRFGATFTAELEAALTGALELSAAYGEKVQRGFREQVRDALGPDAGPMDLLDYAVRLRPDGVTGSRFSPVPPVMLEPDAARARAVPVDFLGTSTPGGRYALPDVCLAAKPDGGGFEVMLARVHHHLLLWSWLSAFQPERERYASVASRWLEKDDAARGLVGLSIRRRNKGFYVYPGRRLVYSVSDVLDVEDGALTPRDVKVLPTPEGPVLVDGQGARLSLYLPLDDFSSYPPFAALAHPQVLHAPLRTQGEHLPRLSVGGAVYQRERWNLPASRLAKPAGFELFLTVQRERRAGGWPRFVFMRSSKERKPYLIDTASPFAVDLLSHLARDAERLSVEEMYPAPEQLWLRDERGRYTCELRMQFTRWSGAPV, from the coding sequence ATGAGTGAGCCCTGGACGTTGGGCGAAGTATTCGTGTTGCGGCACGCGGGGTTTCCCTTCGACTGGTTGGAGTCGCTCGGGGTGTCCGAGGCCGTGCAGGACGATGTCGCCCGGTTGCTCGAGGCCGAGGACGCGCTCGTGGACGCCATCGGCACCGAGGGCGGCGCACCGGGGGCTCAGGCGGTACGCGACGCCCTGGCACAAGGCCGGGAGCCCAAGCTGGATGCACGGCTCGCTGCGTCCTGCCACGACGCGCTCGTCCGTTATCGCGACCACCGCGCGGCGCTGCAGTCGCGATACGCCGAGGAGCGCAAGTCCCTGCGCAGGCGGCTGCGTGAGCGCGCCGCGGACGCCGCCATTCAAGAGGCCGTGTTCCTCTCCAGCCCGGCGATGTTCGACAACGTCTGGGTGCGCTACCTGCGAGGCGGCGAGCGGCCGGACACCTCGGATGTGCGTAGGGTGGAGCGGCAGGTCTACACGTATCTCCAGCGCTTCTGCGCGAAGAACGAGACCACCAGCTTCTTCGGCCCCATCTCCTACGGCGAGCGCACCACGGATGACGGCTACGACGTGCGCACGGTGCCCAGCGGCAACACGCGCCGCCGCACGTTCTTCTCCTTCTGGGCCGTGACGGAGCTGGCCCGCGCGGTGGGGCGGGAGCGCACGCTGCGCCCCCATCTGCCCCTGCGCATCAACCCGCTCTTCACGCTGTCGCCGGGCCGGGCCGCCTGCGCGCCACTGAAGCTGGAGGTCGCCCTCTCACCGCAAGCGGAGCAGTTGTTGTCCGTCCTGCGGGAGCACGCGGTGCCCTCCGATGCGGCCCGGGTGCTCGGTGTGCCGGTGGAGGACGTGGAGCGGCAGGCGATTCCCCTGGTGAAGACCGCGCTGCTGCTGTGGGGGCTCCCGTTCCGGCCCAACGACTTCGCCACCTTCGAGAGCGTGCGGGATGCCGTGGCGGCGCTGCCGGACCTGGAGGCGCGCACGCGCTGGCTGGAGCGGCTGGACACCCTGGCGCGCCTCAAGGCCGACTTCGAGACAGCGGACCTGGCCCAGCGGCGAGAGCTGTTGCCTCGCCTGGAGGCCTTCTTCACCGAAGTCACGGGCAAGCCGGCCCGTCGTGGCGACGGTCAGGTCTACGCGGACCGGCTCATCCTCTACGAGGAGGCCAGCTCACCGTTCCGTTTGCGCTTCGGCGCCACCTTCACCGCGGAGCTGGAAGCGGCGCTGACCGGGGCCCTGGAGCTGTCGGCGGCCTATGGCGAGAAGGTGCAGCGCGGCTTCCGCGAGCAGGTCCGCGACGCGCTGGGCCCCGATGCCGGCCCCATGGACCTGTTGGACTACGCCGTGCGCCTGCGTCCAGACGGCGTGACGGGGAGCCGCTTCTCACCCGTGCCGCCGGTGATGCTGGAGCCAGACGCGGCTCGCGCCCGCGCGGTGCCGGTGGACTTCCTGGGCACGTCCACCCCGGGTGGGCGCTACGCCTTGCCGGACGTGTGTCTGGCGGCGAAGCCGGACGGCGGCGGCTTCGAGGTGATGCTGGCGCGCGTCCATCACCACCTGCTGCTGTGGAGCTGGCTGAGCGCCTTCCAACCCGAGCGCGAGCGGTATGCCTCCGTCGCGTCACGGTGGTTGGAGAAGGACGACGCCGCGCGGGGCCTCGTGGGGCTGTCCATCCGCAGGCGCAACAAGGGCTTCTACGTCTACCCGGGGCGGCGGCTGGTGTACTCGGTGTCGGACGTGCTCGACGTGGAGGACGGCGCGCTCACGCCGCGCGACGTGAAGGTGCTCCCCACGCCCGAGGGGCCGGTGCTCGTGGATGGCCAGGGGGCGCGGCTGAGCCTGTACCTGCCGCTGGACGACTTCTCGTCCTACCCGCCCTTCGCGGCGCTGGCCCATCCGCAGGTGTTGCACGCGCCGCTGCGCACGCAGGGCGAGCACCTGCCTCGGCTGAGCGTGGGCGGGGCGGTGTACCAGCGCGAGCGGTGGAACCTCCCGGCGTCGCGGCTGGCGAAGCCCGCGGGCTTCGAGCTGTTCCTCACCGTCCAGCGGGAGCGGCGGGCGGGTGGGTGGCCTCGCTTCGTGTTCATGCGCAGCTCGAAGGAGCGCAAGCCCTACCTCATCGACACCGCGAGCCCCTTCGCCGTGGACCTGCTGTCCCATCTGGCTCGGGACGCGGAGCGGCTGTCCGTCGAGGAGATGTACCCGGCGCCCGAGCAGCTCTGGCTGCGGGATGAACGGGGCCGCTACACCTGTGAGCTGCGGATGCAGTTCACCCGGTGGAGTGGGGCGCCTGTGTGA
- a CDS encoding tetratricopeptide repeat protein, with translation MSPHVARPRGELAVTVETARPVTLPSNAIEVDVGVALPVAFGGLRKVLRACEEAAPDAVRALSLANPSEWNRLFPGAIDGVPDLSDLALTPSERRLHRESEQMFWVLNVAAKALVETLRASGRPLVLHGAGECDLVSLRAVMRAAEWSRLEGLEGTLLMTGWNVRRPHGAEAFEARRQAYLDSLCDRLRAPRAPTPGPVSRRALEAPVDLEGRYLQLAVDAAQAPETRVAAAILAIRSCFFTTNYEGAMLAAERGLAALAEGEAASLPGRVLQAWDSLDTGFATPAIEIDRSSLGDAEELRALFARSMGVVHVYTGAHDAAMEAFGRGLACRIPPEMVARLHMFRALTLTKRFGQLPNAREEVAAGLAALERSTAPDRALQEGWLRNVCALTWFQERKLDKALVEEKLAMRCVGDLHDASATHLKINLISNASYLQETARQYGDAISTWRRFEKISESWGVNFAKHHRYRLAGLELGAGERDAAVAHFTEAFANADALGDSFHRQVIAAELGRLFLDDQQQATAVDWFARAEEHARAIGDPLKTAESLAGQALAGGRTDWSQALRYAEASTTWPQQTQVLKEALSQGDAQAIHGALPRARTKLNRPFDPVNLY, from the coding sequence GTGAGTCCCCATGTCGCGCGTCCCCGCGGCGAGCTGGCTGTCACCGTGGAGACGGCGCGTCCCGTCACCCTGCCCTCGAACGCCATCGAAGTGGACGTGGGGGTGGCGTTGCCGGTCGCCTTCGGCGGCCTGCGGAAGGTGCTCCGCGCGTGTGAAGAGGCCGCGCCCGACGCGGTGCGAGCCCTGTCGCTCGCCAACCCCTCCGAGTGGAACCGACTCTTCCCGGGCGCCATCGACGGCGTGCCGGACCTGAGCGACCTGGCGCTGACGCCCTCCGAGCGACGGCTCCACCGCGAATCCGAACAGATGTTCTGGGTCCTCAACGTGGCCGCGAAGGCGCTCGTGGAGACGCTGCGCGCCAGTGGCCGCCCGCTGGTCCTCCACGGCGCGGGCGAGTGTGACCTGGTCAGCCTGCGCGCCGTGATGCGCGCCGCCGAGTGGAGCCGGCTGGAGGGCCTGGAGGGCACCCTGTTGATGACGGGGTGGAACGTGCGCCGGCCGCACGGCGCGGAGGCGTTCGAGGCCCGGCGGCAGGCCTACCTGGACTCGCTCTGCGACCGGCTGCGCGCGCCGCGGGCACCCACGCCGGGGCCGGTGTCCCGCCGGGCGTTGGAGGCCCCCGTGGACCTGGAGGGGCGGTATCTCCAGCTCGCGGTGGATGCGGCGCAGGCCCCCGAGACGCGCGTGGCCGCGGCCATCCTCGCCATCCGGAGCTGCTTCTTCACCACGAACTACGAAGGCGCCATGCTGGCCGCCGAGCGGGGCCTGGCGGCGCTGGCGGAGGGCGAAGCCGCTTCGCTGCCCGGGCGTGTCCTCCAGGCCTGGGACAGCCTGGACACGGGCTTCGCGACGCCGGCCATCGAGATTGACCGGAGCAGCCTGGGCGACGCCGAGGAGCTGCGGGCCCTGTTCGCGCGCAGCATGGGCGTGGTCCACGTCTACACCGGCGCGCATGACGCGGCGATGGAGGCCTTCGGCCGGGGGCTGGCGTGCCGGATTCCTCCGGAGATGGTGGCGCGGCTCCATATGTTCCGCGCACTCACGCTGACGAAGCGCTTCGGGCAGCTTCCCAACGCGCGGGAAGAGGTCGCCGCGGGGCTCGCCGCCCTGGAGCGCAGCACCGCGCCAGACCGCGCGCTGCAAGAGGGCTGGCTTCGCAACGTCTGCGCGCTCACCTGGTTCCAGGAGCGCAAGCTGGACAAGGCGCTGGTGGAGGAAAAGCTCGCCATGCGCTGCGTGGGGGATCTGCACGACGCCAGCGCCACGCACTTGAAGATCAACCTCATCTCCAACGCGAGCTACCTCCAGGAGACGGCGCGGCAGTACGGCGACGCCATCTCCACGTGGCGCCGGTTCGAGAAGATCAGCGAGAGCTGGGGCGTGAACTTCGCCAAGCACCACCGCTACCGGCTGGCGGGACTGGAGCTGGGCGCGGGTGAGCGCGACGCCGCCGTGGCCCACTTCACCGAGGCCTTCGCCAACGCCGACGCGCTGGGCGACTCCTTCCACCGGCAGGTGATTGCCGCGGAGCTGGGGCGGCTGTTCCTGGACGACCAGCAGCAGGCGACGGCCGTGGACTGGTTCGCCCGCGCCGAGGAGCACGCCCGCGCCATTGGCGACCCGCTGAAGACGGCGGAGAGCCTGGCCGGACAGGCCCTGGCGGGAGGACGCACGGACTGGTCCCAGGCCCTGCGCTACGCCGAGGCCAGCACCACCTGGCCCCAGCAGACGCAGGTGCTGAAGGAGGCGCTGTCGCAGGGAGACGCGCAGGCCATCCACGGCGCGCTCCCCCGCGCCCGGACGAAGCTCAACCGCCCCTTCGACCCGGTCAACCTGTACTGA
- a CDS encoding NAD(P)/FAD-dependent oxidoreductase, giving the protein MILGAGVVGLSAARRLSVLGATVTVLDAVAPGGRGSRAAAGVAIPSVRLFDDPVMLAFARAGRATLTEDLAALPGGTSLRRGNGILRIVPDAKARDALAAKAAGDAEGLGTWRDAASLVSLEPALEGTPLFGAFETAQGHLVDTDGYVDALLKAATDAGVRTRLGVAARAVTETSTGVEVLTEGETLRADQVLVCAGPWSTQVDGLPALPLKPVRGQMLVVHQPGLHLTRVVSGPTYLAPWRDGEIVVGATEEDAGFVEQVTPAGLLHLSATVAKLAPRLRDSRFVRAWAGLRSATPDGRPYIGRHPGLERVLLATGLGGQGILTGAHTGALLAELAAQGHCAAAEPFAPSRVSTG; this is encoded by the coding sequence GTGATTCTGGGAGCCGGCGTCGTGGGCCTTTCGGCCGCGCGCCGGCTTTCTGTTTTGGGCGCGACCGTCACCGTGCTGGACGCCGTGGCGCCGGGAGGCCGGGGCTCGCGCGCCGCCGCTGGGGTGGCCATTCCCTCCGTCCGGTTGTTCGACGACCCGGTGATGCTCGCGTTCGCCCGGGCCGGCCGCGCCACGCTGACCGAGGACCTGGCCGCGTTGCCCGGCGGCACCTCGCTGCGGCGTGGGAACGGCATCCTCCGCATCGTCCCGGACGCCAAGGCGCGCGACGCGCTGGCGGCGAAGGCGGCGGGGGACGCGGAGGGGCTCGGCACGTGGCGGGACGCCGCGAGCCTGGTGTCCCTCGAGCCCGCGTTGGAGGGCACGCCTCTGTTTGGCGCCTTCGAGACGGCGCAAGGCCACCTCGTGGACACGGATGGCTACGTGGACGCGCTCTTGAAGGCCGCCACGGACGCGGGCGTGCGGACGCGGTTGGGCGTGGCCGCGCGGGCCGTCACGGAGACCTCCACGGGCGTCGAGGTCCTCACGGAAGGCGAGACGCTCCGTGCGGATCAGGTGCTGGTGTGCGCGGGGCCCTGGTCGACCCAGGTGGACGGCCTGCCCGCGTTGCCGCTGAAGCCCGTGCGGGGGCAGATGCTGGTGGTGCACCAGCCGGGGCTGCACCTGACGCGCGTCGTCTCCGGGCCCACGTACCTGGCGCCCTGGCGCGACGGCGAAATCGTCGTCGGGGCCACCGAGGAGGACGCGGGCTTCGTGGAGCAGGTGACTCCTGCGGGCCTGCTCCACCTCAGCGCCACCGTGGCGAAGCTGGCGCCGCGGCTGCGGGATTCCCGCTTCGTTCGCGCGTGGGCGGGCCTGCGCTCGGCGACGCCGGATGGCCGCCCGTACATCGGCCGTCATCCCGGCCTGGAGCGCGTGTTGCTCGCCACGGGCCTGGGCGGCCAGGGCATCCTCACGGGCGCGCACACGGGGGCCCTGCTCGCGGAGCTCGCGGCGCAGGGCCACTGCGCCGCCGCCGAGCCCTTCGCACCCTCGCGCGTCAGTACAGGTTGA